The Medicago truncatula cultivar Jemalong A17 chromosome 4, MtrunA17r5.0-ANR, whole genome shotgun sequence genome includes a region encoding these proteins:
- the LOC11419460 gene encoding putative glucose-6-phosphate 1-epimerase: protein MSRETMYVKHCMGVNGLEKIILRENRGFSAEVYLYGGQVTSWKNERGEELLFVSSKANFTPPRSLRGGIPICFPQFSNFGTLEHHGFARNKLWILDPNPPPFPTNSNSRAFVDLVLKNSEDDTKNWPHRYEFRLRIALGPTGDLMLTSRIRNTNKDGKSFTFTFAYHTYLYVTDISEVRIEGLETLDYLDSLKNRERFTEQGDAITFEGEVDKVYLSTPTKIAIIDHERKRTFEIRKDGLPDAVVWNPWDKKSKIISDLGDDEYKHMLCVQPACVEKAITLKPGEEWKGRQEISAVPSSYCSGQLDPRKVLFHH, encoded by the exons atgTCACGAGAAACGATGTACGTGAAACACTGTATGGGCGTTAATGGGTTAGAGAAGATCATTCTTAGAGAAAATCGTGGCTTCTCTGCTGAg GTGTATCTATACGGGGGACAAGTTACATCTTGGAAGAACGAACGTGGAGAAGaattgttatttgttagtaGTAAG GCTAATTTTACTCCTCCAAGATCTTTACGCGGAGGCATTCCAATATGTTTTCCTCAA TTCTCAAATTTTGGTACTCTTGAACATCATGGATTTGCAAGGAACAAGTTGTGGATCTTAGATCCTAATCCTCCTCCCTTTCCAACAAATAGCAACAGTAGAGCTTTCGTTGATTTGGTTCTCAAAAACTCTGAAGATGATACAAAGAATTGGCCTCACag ATATGAGTTTCGCCTAAGGATAGCTTTGGGGCCTACAGGAGATTTGATGCTGACATCCCGAATTCGAAATACAAATAAAGATGGAAAATCTTTTACCTTCACATTTGCCTATCATACATACCTCTATGTTACCGATATCAG TGAAGTTCGAATAGAAGGACTAGAGACATTGGATTATCTAGATAGCTTGAAGAATAGAGAAAGATTCACAGAACAAGGAGATGCTATTACATTCGAGGGTGAA GTGGACAAAGTGTACTTAAGCACACCCACAAAAATTGCTATAATTGACCATGAAAGAAAGAGAACTTTTGAAATACGAAAAGATGGGCTTCCTGATGCTG tTGTATGGAACCCATGGGACAAGAAATCAAAGATCATATCTGATTTGGGAGATGATGAGTACAAACATATGTTGTGTGTCCAACCTGCTTGTGTAGAAAAAGCAATTACTCTCAAACCTGGTGAAGAGTGGAAAGGAAGACAAGAAATATCTGCAGTTCCTTCAAGTTATTGTAGTGGTCAACTTGATCCACGAAAAGTACTATTTCATCATTAG
- the LOC11433916 gene encoding germinal center kinase 3 isoform X1, translating into MKDKDRDKEKETEKKKYPIGAEHYQLYEEIGQGVSASVHRALCVSFNEIVAIKILDFERDNCDLNNISREAQTMVLVDHPNVLKSHCSFVSDHNLWVVMPFMSGGSCLHILKAAHPDGFEEVVIATVLREVLKGLEYLHHHGHIHRDVKAGNVLIDSRGAVKLGDFGVSACLFDSGDRQRSRNTFVGTPCWMAPEVMEQLHGYNFKADIWSFGITALELAHGHAPFSKYPPLKVLLMTLQNAPPGLDYERDKKFSKSFKQMIACCLVKDPSKRPSASKLLKHSFFKQARSSDYITRTLLEGLPALGDRMEILKRKEDMLAQKKMPDGQMEELSQNEYKRGISGWNFNLEDMKAQASLINDFDDAMSDISHVSSACSLTNLDAQDKQLPSSSHSRSQTADMEESDEMHNQLASVPEVDSTINDVKTRIEKSDDDSSITSSSHEPQTSSCLDDHVDHSLGDMENVGRAAEVVVATHPPLHRRGCSSSILPEVTLPPIRAESNINDSEKLQNLSTNVSSANAILVTHTGDDVLTELPSRASKTSANSDDTDDKAKVPVVQQRGRFKVTSENVDPEKATPSPVLQKSHSMQVGCLEVMSQHNATPLHSPLPLLSPISDATPSNISCCSLFPVLHSVLQTNILQRETILTLMKQITVGESAADNTNAPAQIAAMEKSLLESAHEREKELLHEITDLQWRLICTQEELQKLKTDNAQV; encoded by the exons ATGAAGGATAAAGATAGAGATAAGGAAAAGGAAACAGAGAAGAAAAAGTATCCTATCGGAGCCGAACATTATCAACTTTACGAAGAGATTGGTCAAGGCGTTAGTGCTTCCGTTCATCGCGCTCTCTGTGTTTCTTTCAATGAAATCGTCGCCATCAAAATTCTCGACTTCGAACGCGACAACTGCGATCTG AATAATATATCTCGTGAAGCACAAACAATGGTACTAGTGGACCACCCTAACGTGCTAAAATCACACTGCTCATTCGTGAGTGATCACAATCTATGGGTTGTGATGCCATTCATGTCGGGTGGTTCATGTCTTCACATATTGAAAGCTGCACATCCTGATGGATTTGAAGAGGTTGTTATTGCAACTGTGCTCAGGGAGGTATTGAAGGGTTTAGAGTATCTTCATCATCATGGTCACATTCACCGTGACGTTAAGGCGGGTAATGTTCTCATTGATTCTCGCGGTGCGGTTAAGCTCGGTGATTTCGGTGTATCTGCTTGTTTGTTTGATTCCGGTGATCGGCAAAGGTCGAGAAATACTTTTGTTGGCACACCTTGTTGGATGGCCCCTGAAGTCATGGAGCAATTGCATGGTTATAACTTCAA AGCTGACATTTGGTCATTTGGCATAACTGCATTGGAGCTTGCCCATGGCCATGCTCCTTTCTCAAAATATCCACCATTGAAG GTACTGCTTATGACTTTGCAAAATGCACCTCCAGGCCTTGACTACGAAAGGGACAAGAAGTTCTCTAAG tctTTTAAGCAGATGATTGCTTGTTGTTTGGTAAAAGATCCTTCAAAACGACCCTCTGCTAGCAAGTTGTTAAAGCATTCCTTCTTTAAGCAAGCTCGCTCCAGTGATTATATTACGCGAACTCTTTTGGAGGGCCTGCCTGCTTTGGGTGATCGCATGGAGATTCTAAAG AGAAAAGAAGATATGCTTGCACAAAAGAAAATGCCTGATGGGCAGATGGAGGAATTATCACAG AATGAATACAAACGAGGTATTAGTGGCTGGAACTTCAATCTTGAAGATATGAAGGCTCAGGCTTCCTTG ATCAACGATTTTGACGATGCTATGTCAGATATCAGTCATGTGAGTAGTGCATGTTCCTTAACTAATCTTGATGCTCAAGATAAGCAACTGCCAAGTTCAAGTCATAGTCGTAGCCAAACTGCTGACATg GAGGAAAGTGATGAAATGCATAATCAACTAGCTTCTGTTCCGGAAGTTGATTCCACAATAAACGATGTCAA GACAAGAATTGAAAAATCTGATGATGACTCCAGCATCACAAGCTCAAGCCACGAACCACAAACTTCTTCCTGTCTTGATGATCATGTGGACCATAGTTTAGGTGATATGGAAAATGTTGGAAGAGCTGCTGAGGTTGTTGTGGCTACTCATCCTCCTCTTCATAGGAGAGGATGTTCATCAAGCATATTACCGGAAGTTACTCTTCCACCTATTCGAGCAGAAAG CAATATCAATGACAGTGAGAAGCTACAAAATCTGTCTACAAACGTCTCAAGTGCCAATGCAATTTTAGTAACACACACAGGAGATGATGTGCTTACTGAGCTTCCTTCTAGAGCCTCCAAAACATCAG CTAATTCTGATGACACTGATGATAAAGCAAAGGTACCAGTTGTTCAACAGAGAGGACGTTTTAAAGTTACATCTGAGAACGTTGACCCGGAGAAG GCGACCCCTTCTCCTGTACTGCAAAAGAGTCACAGCATGCAGGTTGGTTGTTTAGAG GTTATGAGCCAGCATAATGCAACTCCTCTACACTCACCTTTACCATTATTATCACCAATATCTGATGCCACGCCATCAAATATTTCTTGCTGTTCTCTGTTCCCTGTGTTGCATTCTGTGCTGCAGACAAATATTCTTCAGAGG GAAaccattctaactttaatgAAGCAAATTACTGTGGGTGAATCTGCTG CTGATAACACAAATGCCCCTGCACAGATAGCAGCAATGGAGAAATCCTTG CTTGAATCAGCTCACGAGAGGGAAAAGGAGTTGCTTCATGAGATAACTGATTTGCAATGGAG GCTCATATGCACCCAGGAAGAGcttcaaaaattgaaaacagATAATGCTCAG GTGTGA
- the LOC11433916 gene encoding germinal center kinase 3 isoform X2 gives MKDKDRDKEKETEKKKYPIGAEHYQLYEEIGQGVSASVHRALCVSFNEIVAIKILDFERDNCDLNNISREAQTMVLVDHPNVLKSHCSFVSDHNLWVVMPFMSGGSCLHILKAAHPDGFEEVVIATVLREVLKGLEYLHHHGHIHRDVKAGNVLIDSRGAVKLGDFGVSACLFDSGDRQRSRNTFVGTPCWMAPEVMEQLHGYNFKADIWSFGITALELAHGHAPFSKYPPLKVLLMTLQNAPPGLDYERDKKFSKSFKQMIACCLVKDPSKRPSASKLLKHSFFKQARSSDYITRTLLEGLPALGDRMEILKRKEDMLAQKKMPDGQMEELSQNEYKRGISGWNFNLEDMKAQASLINDFDDAMSDISHVSSACSLTNLDAQDKQLPSSSHSRSQTADMEESDEMHNQLASVPEVDSTINDVKTRIEKSDDDSSITSSSHEPQTSSCLDDHVDHSLGDMENVGRAAEVVVATHPPLHRRGCSSSILPEVTLPPIRAESEKLQNLSTNVSSANAILVTHTGDDVLTELPSRASKTSANSDDTDDKAKVPVVQQRGRFKVTSENVDPEKATPSPVLQKSHSMQVGCLEVMSQHNATPLHSPLPLLSPISDATPSNISCCSLFPVLHSVLQTNILQRETILTLMKQITVGESAADNTNAPAQIAAMEKSLLESAHEREKELLHEITDLQWRLICTQEELQKLKTDNAQV, from the exons ATGAAGGATAAAGATAGAGATAAGGAAAAGGAAACAGAGAAGAAAAAGTATCCTATCGGAGCCGAACATTATCAACTTTACGAAGAGATTGGTCAAGGCGTTAGTGCTTCCGTTCATCGCGCTCTCTGTGTTTCTTTCAATGAAATCGTCGCCATCAAAATTCTCGACTTCGAACGCGACAACTGCGATCTG AATAATATATCTCGTGAAGCACAAACAATGGTACTAGTGGACCACCCTAACGTGCTAAAATCACACTGCTCATTCGTGAGTGATCACAATCTATGGGTTGTGATGCCATTCATGTCGGGTGGTTCATGTCTTCACATATTGAAAGCTGCACATCCTGATGGATTTGAAGAGGTTGTTATTGCAACTGTGCTCAGGGAGGTATTGAAGGGTTTAGAGTATCTTCATCATCATGGTCACATTCACCGTGACGTTAAGGCGGGTAATGTTCTCATTGATTCTCGCGGTGCGGTTAAGCTCGGTGATTTCGGTGTATCTGCTTGTTTGTTTGATTCCGGTGATCGGCAAAGGTCGAGAAATACTTTTGTTGGCACACCTTGTTGGATGGCCCCTGAAGTCATGGAGCAATTGCATGGTTATAACTTCAA AGCTGACATTTGGTCATTTGGCATAACTGCATTGGAGCTTGCCCATGGCCATGCTCCTTTCTCAAAATATCCACCATTGAAG GTACTGCTTATGACTTTGCAAAATGCACCTCCAGGCCTTGACTACGAAAGGGACAAGAAGTTCTCTAAG tctTTTAAGCAGATGATTGCTTGTTGTTTGGTAAAAGATCCTTCAAAACGACCCTCTGCTAGCAAGTTGTTAAAGCATTCCTTCTTTAAGCAAGCTCGCTCCAGTGATTATATTACGCGAACTCTTTTGGAGGGCCTGCCTGCTTTGGGTGATCGCATGGAGATTCTAAAG AGAAAAGAAGATATGCTTGCACAAAAGAAAATGCCTGATGGGCAGATGGAGGAATTATCACAG AATGAATACAAACGAGGTATTAGTGGCTGGAACTTCAATCTTGAAGATATGAAGGCTCAGGCTTCCTTG ATCAACGATTTTGACGATGCTATGTCAGATATCAGTCATGTGAGTAGTGCATGTTCCTTAACTAATCTTGATGCTCAAGATAAGCAACTGCCAAGTTCAAGTCATAGTCGTAGCCAAACTGCTGACATg GAGGAAAGTGATGAAATGCATAATCAACTAGCTTCTGTTCCGGAAGTTGATTCCACAATAAACGATGTCAA GACAAGAATTGAAAAATCTGATGATGACTCCAGCATCACAAGCTCAAGCCACGAACCACAAACTTCTTCCTGTCTTGATGATCATGTGGACCATAGTTTAGGTGATATGGAAAATGTTGGAAGAGCTGCTGAGGTTGTTGTGGCTACTCATCCTCCTCTTCATAGGAGAGGATGTTCATCAAGCATATTACCGGAAGTTACTCTTCCACCTATTCGAGCAGAAAG TGAGAAGCTACAAAATCTGTCTACAAACGTCTCAAGTGCCAATGCAATTTTAGTAACACACACAGGAGATGATGTGCTTACTGAGCTTCCTTCTAGAGCCTCCAAAACATCAG CTAATTCTGATGACACTGATGATAAAGCAAAGGTACCAGTTGTTCAACAGAGAGGACGTTTTAAAGTTACATCTGAGAACGTTGACCCGGAGAAG GCGACCCCTTCTCCTGTACTGCAAAAGAGTCACAGCATGCAGGTTGGTTGTTTAGAG GTTATGAGCCAGCATAATGCAACTCCTCTACACTCACCTTTACCATTATTATCACCAATATCTGATGCCACGCCATCAAATATTTCTTGCTGTTCTCTGTTCCCTGTGTTGCATTCTGTGCTGCAGACAAATATTCTTCAGAGG GAAaccattctaactttaatgAAGCAAATTACTGTGGGTGAATCTGCTG CTGATAACACAAATGCCCCTGCACAGATAGCAGCAATGGAGAAATCCTTG CTTGAATCAGCTCACGAGAGGGAAAAGGAGTTGCTTCATGAGATAACTGATTTGCAATGGAG GCTCATATGCACCCAGGAAGAGcttcaaaaattgaaaacagATAATGCTCAG GTGTGA
- the LOC11433916 gene encoding germinal center kinase 3 isoform X4, which yields MKDKDRDKEKETEKKKYPIGAEHYQLYEEIGQGVSASVHRALCVSFNEIVAIKILDFERDNCDLNNISREAQTMVLVDHPNVLKSHCSFVSDHNLWVVMPFMSGGSCLHILKAAHPDGFEEVVIATVLREVLKGLEYLHHHGHIHRDVKAGNVLIDSRGAVKLGDFGVSACLFDSGDRQRSRNTFVGTPCWMAPEVMEQLHGYNFKADIWSFGITALELAHGHAPFSKYPPLKVLLMTLQNAPPGLDYERDKKFSKSFKQMIACCLVKDPSKRPSASKLLKHSFFKQARSSDYITRTLLEGLPALGDRMEILKRKEDMLAQKKMPDGQMEELSQNEYKRGISGWNFNLEDMKAQASLINDFDDAMSDISHVSSACSLTNLDAQDKQLPSSSHSRSQTADMEESDEMHNQLASVPEVDSTINDVKTRIEKSDDDSSITSSSHEPQTSSCLDDHVDHSLGDMENVGRAAEVVVATHPPLHRRGCSSSILPEVTLPPIRAESNINDSEKLQNLSTNVSSANAILVTHTGDDVLTELPSRASKTSANSDDTDDKAKVPVVQQRGRFKVTSENVDPEKVMSQHNATPLHSPLPLLSPISDATPSNISCCSLFPVLHSVLQTNILQRETILTLMKQITVGESAADNTNAPAQIAAMEKSLLESAHEREKELLHEITDLQWRLICTQEELQKLKTDNAQV from the exons ATGAAGGATAAAGATAGAGATAAGGAAAAGGAAACAGAGAAGAAAAAGTATCCTATCGGAGCCGAACATTATCAACTTTACGAAGAGATTGGTCAAGGCGTTAGTGCTTCCGTTCATCGCGCTCTCTGTGTTTCTTTCAATGAAATCGTCGCCATCAAAATTCTCGACTTCGAACGCGACAACTGCGATCTG AATAATATATCTCGTGAAGCACAAACAATGGTACTAGTGGACCACCCTAACGTGCTAAAATCACACTGCTCATTCGTGAGTGATCACAATCTATGGGTTGTGATGCCATTCATGTCGGGTGGTTCATGTCTTCACATATTGAAAGCTGCACATCCTGATGGATTTGAAGAGGTTGTTATTGCAACTGTGCTCAGGGAGGTATTGAAGGGTTTAGAGTATCTTCATCATCATGGTCACATTCACCGTGACGTTAAGGCGGGTAATGTTCTCATTGATTCTCGCGGTGCGGTTAAGCTCGGTGATTTCGGTGTATCTGCTTGTTTGTTTGATTCCGGTGATCGGCAAAGGTCGAGAAATACTTTTGTTGGCACACCTTGTTGGATGGCCCCTGAAGTCATGGAGCAATTGCATGGTTATAACTTCAA AGCTGACATTTGGTCATTTGGCATAACTGCATTGGAGCTTGCCCATGGCCATGCTCCTTTCTCAAAATATCCACCATTGAAG GTACTGCTTATGACTTTGCAAAATGCACCTCCAGGCCTTGACTACGAAAGGGACAAGAAGTTCTCTAAG tctTTTAAGCAGATGATTGCTTGTTGTTTGGTAAAAGATCCTTCAAAACGACCCTCTGCTAGCAAGTTGTTAAAGCATTCCTTCTTTAAGCAAGCTCGCTCCAGTGATTATATTACGCGAACTCTTTTGGAGGGCCTGCCTGCTTTGGGTGATCGCATGGAGATTCTAAAG AGAAAAGAAGATATGCTTGCACAAAAGAAAATGCCTGATGGGCAGATGGAGGAATTATCACAG AATGAATACAAACGAGGTATTAGTGGCTGGAACTTCAATCTTGAAGATATGAAGGCTCAGGCTTCCTTG ATCAACGATTTTGACGATGCTATGTCAGATATCAGTCATGTGAGTAGTGCATGTTCCTTAACTAATCTTGATGCTCAAGATAAGCAACTGCCAAGTTCAAGTCATAGTCGTAGCCAAACTGCTGACATg GAGGAAAGTGATGAAATGCATAATCAACTAGCTTCTGTTCCGGAAGTTGATTCCACAATAAACGATGTCAA GACAAGAATTGAAAAATCTGATGATGACTCCAGCATCACAAGCTCAAGCCACGAACCACAAACTTCTTCCTGTCTTGATGATCATGTGGACCATAGTTTAGGTGATATGGAAAATGTTGGAAGAGCTGCTGAGGTTGTTGTGGCTACTCATCCTCCTCTTCATAGGAGAGGATGTTCATCAAGCATATTACCGGAAGTTACTCTTCCACCTATTCGAGCAGAAAG CAATATCAATGACAGTGAGAAGCTACAAAATCTGTCTACAAACGTCTCAAGTGCCAATGCAATTTTAGTAACACACACAGGAGATGATGTGCTTACTGAGCTTCCTTCTAGAGCCTCCAAAACATCAG CTAATTCTGATGACACTGATGATAAAGCAAAGGTACCAGTTGTTCAACAGAGAGGACGTTTTAAAGTTACATCTGAGAACGTTGACCCGGAGAAG GTTATGAGCCAGCATAATGCAACTCCTCTACACTCACCTTTACCATTATTATCACCAATATCTGATGCCACGCCATCAAATATTTCTTGCTGTTCTCTGTTCCCTGTGTTGCATTCTGTGCTGCAGACAAATATTCTTCAGAGG GAAaccattctaactttaatgAAGCAAATTACTGTGGGTGAATCTGCTG CTGATAACACAAATGCCCCTGCACAGATAGCAGCAATGGAGAAATCCTTG CTTGAATCAGCTCACGAGAGGGAAAAGGAGTTGCTTCATGAGATAACTGATTTGCAATGGAG GCTCATATGCACCCAGGAAGAGcttcaaaaattgaaaacagATAATGCTCAG GTGTGA
- the LOC11433916 gene encoding germinal center kinase 3 isoform X3, which translates to MKDKDRDKEKETEKKKYPIGAEHYQLYEEIGQGVSASVHRALCVSFNEIVAIKILDFERDNCDLNNISREAQTMVLVDHPNVLKSHCSFVSDHNLWVVMPFMSGGSCLHILKAAHPDGFEEVVIATVLREVLKGLEYLHHHGHIHRDVKAGNVLIDSRGAVKLGDFGVSACLFDSGDRQRSRNTFVGTPCWMAPEVMEQLHGYNFKADIWSFGITALELAHGHAPFSKYPPLKVLLMTLQNAPPGLDYERDKKFSKSFKQMIACCLVKDPSKRPSASKLLKHSFFKQARSSDYITRTLLEGLPALGDRMEILKRKEDMLAQKKMPDGQMEELSQNEYKRGISGWNFNLEDMKAQASLINDFDDAMSDISHVSSACSLTNLDAQDKQLPSSSHSRSQTADMEESDEMHNQLASVPEVDSTINDVKTRIEKSDDDSSITSSSHEPQTSSCLDDHVDHSLGDMENVGRAAEVVVATHPPLHRRGCSSSILPEVTLPPIRAESNINDSEKLQNLSTNVSSANAILVTHTGDDVLTELPSRASKTSANSDDTDDKAKVPVVQQRGRFKVTSENVDPEKATPSPVLQKSHSMQVMSQHNATPLHSPLPLLSPISDATPSNISCCSLFPVLHSVLQTNILQRETILTLMKQITVGESAADNTNAPAQIAAMEKSLLESAHEREKELLHEITDLQWRLICTQEELQKLKTDNAQV; encoded by the exons ATGAAGGATAAAGATAGAGATAAGGAAAAGGAAACAGAGAAGAAAAAGTATCCTATCGGAGCCGAACATTATCAACTTTACGAAGAGATTGGTCAAGGCGTTAGTGCTTCCGTTCATCGCGCTCTCTGTGTTTCTTTCAATGAAATCGTCGCCATCAAAATTCTCGACTTCGAACGCGACAACTGCGATCTG AATAATATATCTCGTGAAGCACAAACAATGGTACTAGTGGACCACCCTAACGTGCTAAAATCACACTGCTCATTCGTGAGTGATCACAATCTATGGGTTGTGATGCCATTCATGTCGGGTGGTTCATGTCTTCACATATTGAAAGCTGCACATCCTGATGGATTTGAAGAGGTTGTTATTGCAACTGTGCTCAGGGAGGTATTGAAGGGTTTAGAGTATCTTCATCATCATGGTCACATTCACCGTGACGTTAAGGCGGGTAATGTTCTCATTGATTCTCGCGGTGCGGTTAAGCTCGGTGATTTCGGTGTATCTGCTTGTTTGTTTGATTCCGGTGATCGGCAAAGGTCGAGAAATACTTTTGTTGGCACACCTTGTTGGATGGCCCCTGAAGTCATGGAGCAATTGCATGGTTATAACTTCAA AGCTGACATTTGGTCATTTGGCATAACTGCATTGGAGCTTGCCCATGGCCATGCTCCTTTCTCAAAATATCCACCATTGAAG GTACTGCTTATGACTTTGCAAAATGCACCTCCAGGCCTTGACTACGAAAGGGACAAGAAGTTCTCTAAG tctTTTAAGCAGATGATTGCTTGTTGTTTGGTAAAAGATCCTTCAAAACGACCCTCTGCTAGCAAGTTGTTAAAGCATTCCTTCTTTAAGCAAGCTCGCTCCAGTGATTATATTACGCGAACTCTTTTGGAGGGCCTGCCTGCTTTGGGTGATCGCATGGAGATTCTAAAG AGAAAAGAAGATATGCTTGCACAAAAGAAAATGCCTGATGGGCAGATGGAGGAATTATCACAG AATGAATACAAACGAGGTATTAGTGGCTGGAACTTCAATCTTGAAGATATGAAGGCTCAGGCTTCCTTG ATCAACGATTTTGACGATGCTATGTCAGATATCAGTCATGTGAGTAGTGCATGTTCCTTAACTAATCTTGATGCTCAAGATAAGCAACTGCCAAGTTCAAGTCATAGTCGTAGCCAAACTGCTGACATg GAGGAAAGTGATGAAATGCATAATCAACTAGCTTCTGTTCCGGAAGTTGATTCCACAATAAACGATGTCAA GACAAGAATTGAAAAATCTGATGATGACTCCAGCATCACAAGCTCAAGCCACGAACCACAAACTTCTTCCTGTCTTGATGATCATGTGGACCATAGTTTAGGTGATATGGAAAATGTTGGAAGAGCTGCTGAGGTTGTTGTGGCTACTCATCCTCCTCTTCATAGGAGAGGATGTTCATCAAGCATATTACCGGAAGTTACTCTTCCACCTATTCGAGCAGAAAG CAATATCAATGACAGTGAGAAGCTACAAAATCTGTCTACAAACGTCTCAAGTGCCAATGCAATTTTAGTAACACACACAGGAGATGATGTGCTTACTGAGCTTCCTTCTAGAGCCTCCAAAACATCAG CTAATTCTGATGACACTGATGATAAAGCAAAGGTACCAGTTGTTCAACAGAGAGGACGTTTTAAAGTTACATCTGAGAACGTTGACCCGGAGAAG GCGACCCCTTCTCCTGTACTGCAAAAGAGTCACAGCATGCAG GTTATGAGCCAGCATAATGCAACTCCTCTACACTCACCTTTACCATTATTATCACCAATATCTGATGCCACGCCATCAAATATTTCTTGCTGTTCTCTGTTCCCTGTGTTGCATTCTGTGCTGCAGACAAATATTCTTCAGAGG GAAaccattctaactttaatgAAGCAAATTACTGTGGGTGAATCTGCTG CTGATAACACAAATGCCCCTGCACAGATAGCAGCAATGGAGAAATCCTTG CTTGAATCAGCTCACGAGAGGGAAAAGGAGTTGCTTCATGAGATAACTGATTTGCAATGGAG GCTCATATGCACCCAGGAAGAGcttcaaaaattgaaaacagATAATGCTCAG GTGTGA